The Salvia miltiorrhiza cultivar Shanhuang (shh) chromosome 1, IMPLAD_Smil_shh, whole genome shotgun sequence genome has a window encoding:
- the LOC131004436 gene encoding AP2-like ethylene-responsive transcription factor AIL5 isoform X2: MDMDSSHPNWLVFSLSNHSLFQPSFTSNPSSSSSAVDHHQDNGSGAVLGGGPKLEDFLGSSGGAAVAQFDGMPEMEIYDDSELKTIAASFLRGFSTEQTNTNLQKQTAAAPPPKKAVETFGQRTSIFRGVTRHRWTGRYEAHLWDNSCRREGQSRKGRQVYLGGYDKEEKAARAYDLAALKYWGPTTTTNFPVSDYEREMEEMKHMTRQEFVASLRRRSSGFSRGASIYRGVTRHHQHGRWQARIGRVAGNKDLYLGTFSTQEEAAEAYDIAAIKFRGLNAVTNFDMSRYDVRSIASSNLPIGGANNKPKTTSESIPENKSAEVLPSEDKNTAASLPFPAQNTAATISFALPIKQDHSSNLWAALGYQNSADIKNPNHGAAVFQGNGTTPFGVEFQLNDNEGFYNYQQQGGGGARGVAVQNGTSHEAVGMSNWIEPAAAKSNLSSYQTPIFGVE, encoded by the exons ATGGATATGGATTCTTCCCATCCCAACTGGCTCGTCTTCTCGCTTTCCAACCACTCCCTTTTCCAACCCTCTTTCACCTCCAACCCTA GTAGTAGCAGCAGTGCAGTGGATCATCATCAAGATAATGGAAGCGGCGCCGTTCTCGGAGGCGGCCCTAAGCTGGAGGATTTCCTGGGTAGCTCCGGCGGCGCTGCGGTGGCTCAGTTTGACGGCATGCCGGAGATGGAGATATATGATGACTCCGAGCTCAAGACAATTGCTGCTAGCTTCTTGCGAGGGTTTTCCACCGAACAAACCAATACTAACCTCCAGAAACAAACTGCGGCTGCGCCGCCGCCTAAGAAGGCGGTCGAAACTTTCGGCCAGCGCACCTCAATCTTTAGAGGAGTCACTAG ACATAGATGGACTGGAAGGTATGAAGCTCACTTGTGGGATAATAGTTGCAGAAGAGAAGGGCAAAGTCGGAAAGGAAGGCAAG TTTATTTGG GTGGATATGATAAAGAAGAGAAAGCAGCTCGCGCTTATGATCTCGCCGCCCTCAAGTACTGGGGTCCGACCACCACAACTAATTTTCCG GTGTCTGACTATGAGAGGGAAATGGAGGAAATGAAGCACATGACGAGGCAGGAATTCGTTGCCTCACTTAGGAG AAGAAGTAGTGGGTTTTCTAGAGGGGCCTCCATTTACAGAGGAGTAACAAG GCATCACCAGCACGGTCGGTGGCAAGCAAGGATAGGAAGAGTGGCCGGAAATAAAGATCTCTATCTTGGCACCTTCA gCACTCAAGAAGAAGCAGCAGAGGCTTATGACATCGCTGCGATCAAATTCCGCGGCCTAAACGCCGTTACCAACTTCGACATGAGCCGTTATGACGTGAGGAGCATCGCCAGCAGCAATCTTCCCATCGGCGGCGCTAACAACAAGCCCAAAACGACGTCGGAATCGATACCGGAAAACAAAAGCGCCGAAGTGCTGCCGTCGGAAGACAAGAACACTGCCGCCTCGCTCCCATTTCCGGCGCAGAACACCGCCGCAACGATAAGTTTCGCCCTTCCCATCAAGCAAGATCACTCGTCGAATTTGTGGGCCGCATTGGGCTACCAAAATTCGGCCGATATAAAAAACCCTAATCATGGGGCCGCCGTTTTTCAAGGCAATGGCACGACACCGTTTGGCGTGGAGTTTCAGCTCAACGATAATGAGGGTTTCTACAACTACCAGCAGCAAGGCGGCGGCGGTGCGCGTGGCGTGGCGGTGCAGAATGGTACAAGTCATGAAGCGGTGGGTATGAGCAACTGGATTGAACCGGCGGCGGCGAAGAGCAATCTGTCGTCGTACCAAACACCGATATTTGGGGTGGAGTGA
- the LOC131004436 gene encoding AP2-like ethylene-responsive transcription factor AIL5 isoform X1, which yields MDMDSSHPNWLVFSLSNHSLFQPSFTSNPSSSSSAVDHHQDNGSGAVLGGGPKLEDFLGSSGGAAVAQFDGMPEMEIYDDSELKTIAASFLRGFSTEQTNTNLQKQTAAAPPPKKAVETFGQRTSIFRGVTRHRWTGRYEAHLWDNSCRREGQSRKGRQGLYLCGYDKEEKAARAYDLAALKYWGPTTTTNFPVSDYEREMEEMKHMTRQEFVASLRRRSSGFSRGASIYRGVTRHHQHGRWQARIGRVAGNKDLYLGTFSTQEEAAEAYDIAAIKFRGLNAVTNFDMSRYDVRSIASSNLPIGGANNKPKTTSESIPENKSAEVLPSEDKNTAASLPFPAQNTAATISFALPIKQDHSSNLWAALGYQNSADIKNPNHGAAVFQGNGTTPFGVEFQLNDNEGFYNYQQQGGGGARGVAVQNGTSHEAVGMSNWIEPAAAKSNLSSYQTPIFGVE from the exons ATGGATATGGATTCTTCCCATCCCAACTGGCTCGTCTTCTCGCTTTCCAACCACTCCCTTTTCCAACCCTCTTTCACCTCCAACCCTA GTAGTAGCAGCAGTGCAGTGGATCATCATCAAGATAATGGAAGCGGCGCCGTTCTCGGAGGCGGCCCTAAGCTGGAGGATTTCCTGGGTAGCTCCGGCGGCGCTGCGGTGGCTCAGTTTGACGGCATGCCGGAGATGGAGATATATGATGACTCCGAGCTCAAGACAATTGCTGCTAGCTTCTTGCGAGGGTTTTCCACCGAACAAACCAATACTAACCTCCAGAAACAAACTGCGGCTGCGCCGCCGCCTAAGAAGGCGGTCGAAACTTTCGGCCAGCGCACCTCAATCTTTAGAGGAGTCACTAG ACATAGATGGACTGGAAGGTATGAAGCTCACTTGTGGGATAATAGTTGCAGAAGAGAAGGGCAAAGTCGGAAAGGAAGGCAAGGTTTGTATCTCT GTGGATATGATAAAGAAGAGAAAGCAGCTCGCGCTTATGATCTCGCCGCCCTCAAGTACTGGGGTCCGACCACCACAACTAATTTTCCG GTGTCTGACTATGAGAGGGAAATGGAGGAAATGAAGCACATGACGAGGCAGGAATTCGTTGCCTCACTTAGGAG AAGAAGTAGTGGGTTTTCTAGAGGGGCCTCCATTTACAGAGGAGTAACAAG GCATCACCAGCACGGTCGGTGGCAAGCAAGGATAGGAAGAGTGGCCGGAAATAAAGATCTCTATCTTGGCACCTTCA gCACTCAAGAAGAAGCAGCAGAGGCTTATGACATCGCTGCGATCAAATTCCGCGGCCTAAACGCCGTTACCAACTTCGACATGAGCCGTTATGACGTGAGGAGCATCGCCAGCAGCAATCTTCCCATCGGCGGCGCTAACAACAAGCCCAAAACGACGTCGGAATCGATACCGGAAAACAAAAGCGCCGAAGTGCTGCCGTCGGAAGACAAGAACACTGCCGCCTCGCTCCCATTTCCGGCGCAGAACACCGCCGCAACGATAAGTTTCGCCCTTCCCATCAAGCAAGATCACTCGTCGAATTTGTGGGCCGCATTGGGCTACCAAAATTCGGCCGATATAAAAAACCCTAATCATGGGGCCGCCGTTTTTCAAGGCAATGGCACGACACCGTTTGGCGTGGAGTTTCAGCTCAACGATAATGAGGGTTTCTACAACTACCAGCAGCAAGGCGGCGGCGGTGCGCGTGGCGTGGCGGTGCAGAATGGTACAAGTCATGAAGCGGTGGGTATGAGCAACTGGATTGAACCGGCGGCGGCGAAGAGCAATCTGTCGTCGTACCAAACACCGATATTTGGGGTGGAGTGA
- the LOC131004596 gene encoding replication protein A 32 kDa subunit A has translation MMFESSQFDSTPSFVSSQTADPSPSAAKIRDAQPMHPVTVKQIVGASSSDDDKSNFLIDGISVYNVKLVGMVFDKTTRVTDVSFVIDDGTGRIGCTRWVNDAQDTQELEELTDGIYVRVHGYLKSFKGKRQIVVYAIRPVKDYNEIANHFIECAHAHSSNTRLQKNGSATLASSAATTPSNGQQAVSSSQVSQEYNLDGMGIIDKMVLDYLHLPTSIKQEQGISQNEIAQKLKISQEKIAEAMRSLEAQGEVYSTIDEFHYKSVKA, from the exons ATGATGTTCGAGAGCAGCCAATTCGACTCGACCCCCAGCTTCGTCTCTTCGCAAACCGCCGATCCATCTCCCTCCGCTGCCAAG ATTCGAGATGCCCAGCCGATGCATCCGGTTACAGTGAAGCAAATAGTGGGAGCGAGTTCGTCGGACGACGACAAGTCGAATTTCCTCATCGACGGCATTAGCGTCTACAAC GTGAAATTGGTTGGAATGGTATTCGACAAAACAACAAGAGTTACTGATGTATCGTTCGTGATTGATGATGGTACAGGGCGTATTGGCTGCACAAGATG GGTTAATGATGCACAGGACACCCAGGAACTGGAGGAATTAAC AGATGGGATTTATGTACGAGTTCATGGCTATTTAAAGAGTTTTAAAGGCAAAAGGCAAATAGTGGTTTATGCCATCAG GCCTGTGAAAGATTACAATGAGATTGCAAACCATTTCATTGAATGTGCTCATGCCCACAGTAGCAACACTAGATTACAG AAGAATGGTTCTGCTACTTTAGCTTCCTCAGCTGCCACTACTCCTAGCAATGGACAGCAAGCTGTCTCATCTAGTCAA GTCTCTCAAGAATACAACTTGGATGGAATGGGGATCATCGATAAGATGGTTTTGGACTATCTCCATCTGCCCACATCCAT TAAACAGGAACAGGGCATCAGTCAGAATGAAATTGCACAAAAACTAAAAATCTCCCAAGAAAAGATCGC AGAAGCAATGCGATCTCTTGAAGCACAAGGGGAGGTGTATTCAACCATTGACGAATTCCACTACAAGAGTGTGAAAGCTTGA